In the Thermococcus sp. MAR1 genome, one interval contains:
- a CDS encoding glycosyltransferase family 4 protein, with protein MESLKIAIASDWFYPKIGGIESHIDELARNLLLMGHEPYVLTHDYRYMKPYVDSFPYPVVRFPATLYFKKYHSSVGFSQLWRINEFYKKTGFDITHIHSIYSPLAVAVSKISRGIRNVPVVATNHSFYGRPSLGFLMGPFIRHHLKRIDTFVAVSTPVAEDTRNLLGNKLNGRPVLVVPNGIDVKKWRPPEPEEREKARRNLGVRDEIVVLYLGRMTERKQAHRIPIMMKEALKRSEVPKTKVKLIMIGDGPMRPLLEKNLRETGIGEITELYDFMERGRLLPLYWAADLVLMPGILEAFPVVGLEAMATGNPVIGRNESGLSDMVLHGITGLLAVSEGGMADNLAEAFQNRERLVAMGIEARRRVEKEFSWEVVLRRLMRAYRCTMEIGESLDRLYLLYKLMRRLG; from the coding sequence CTTAAGATCGCAATAGCAAGCGACTGGTTCTACCCGAAGATAGGGGGAATAGAGTCCCACATCGATGAACTGGCCCGCAATCTTCTTCTTATGGGGCACGAGCCCTACGTCCTAACCCACGACTACAGGTACATGAAACCCTACGTTGACAGCTTCCCTTATCCTGTCGTTAGGTTCCCAGCGACGCTTTACTTCAAAAAATACCACTCCAGCGTGGGATTTTCACAGTTATGGAGAATAAACGAGTTCTATAAGAAGACAGGATTCGACATAACCCACATTCACAGCATATACTCACCCCTGGCAGTGGCGGTGTCAAAAATATCAAGAGGAATTCGGAACGTTCCTGTCGTAGCCACCAACCACTCCTTCTACGGCAGGCCCTCCCTGGGTTTCCTGATGGGGCCATTCATCAGACACCACCTCAAACGAATAGACACCTTCGTCGCCGTCAGCACACCCGTCGCCGAGGATACTAGAAATCTGTTGGGGAATAAGCTCAACGGCCGTCCAGTCCTTGTGGTTCCAAACGGAATAGACGTTAAAAAATGGCGCCCGCCAGAGCCGGAGGAGAGGGAAAAAGCCAGGAGAAACCTCGGGGTGAGGGACGAGATAGTGGTGCTGTACCTCGGAAGGATGACCGAGCGCAAGCAGGCGCACCGGATACCGATAATGATGAAGGAAGCACTCAAACGGAGCGAGGTTCCGAAAACCAAGGTTAAGCTTATAATGATAGGAGACGGCCCGATGCGCCCCCTGCTGGAGAAGAACCTCCGAGAGACTGGCATAGGGGAGATAACCGAACTGTACGATTTCATGGAGAGAGGAAGGCTTCTCCCGCTGTACTGGGCAGCCGACCTAGTTCTCATGCCCGGCATCCTAGAGGCCTTTCCCGTTGTGGGGCTTGAGGCCATGGCCACAGGGAATCCCGTCATTGGCCGGAACGAGAGTGGACTATCGGACATGGTCCTTCACGGCATCACCGGCCTGCTGGCCGTGAGTGAGGGTGGAATGGCGGACAACCTTGCCGAAGCATTTCAGAACAGGGAAAGGCTCGTGGCCATGGGGATCGAGGCAAGGAGGAGGGTCGAGAAGGAATTCTCGTGGGAGGTTGTACTGCGGCGGCTTATGCGGGCGTACCGCTGCACCATGGAAATAGGGGAGAGTCTTGACAGGCTGTACCTGCTGTACAAGCTGATGAGGAGGCTGGGATGA
- a CDS encoding polysaccharide deacetylase family protein, with protein MLVSITFDVEHDCPPYLTATRGMEEGLPKLLDLMAEKKVRATFFFTAEMARRFPELVKRVIDEGHELGSHNYNHERLDRLSRAEGERAIAKSLEVLREFGEVVSFRAPNLQFPSYYYDILAKNGILVDSSKATYKGYREGVRFFGDVLEVPASTTSSVIRLPWRVQKLIHPRLKEPKVYFAHPWEFVPMQREKIRWDCRFNTGDKAIELLGRLIDYYKSRNAKFLTMRDYYNEYQKLKRE; from the coding sequence ATGCTCGTTTCAATAACATTTGACGTTGAACACGACTGCCCGCCGTACCTGACGGCCACGAGGGGCATGGAGGAAGGGCTTCCGAAGCTGCTGGATTTGATGGCCGAGAAGAAAGTCAGGGCAACGTTCTTCTTCACCGCGGAGATGGCAAGGCGCTTTCCAGAACTCGTGAAGCGGGTTATAGACGAGGGACACGAGCTGGGAAGCCACAACTACAACCACGAGCGGCTGGACAGACTCAGTAGGGCAGAAGGTGAGAGGGCCATCGCCAAGTCTCTAGAGGTTCTGAGGGAGTTCGGCGAAGTTGTTTCCTTCCGCGCCCCAAACCTGCAGTTTCCTAGTTATTATTATGATATACTGGCAAAAAATGGAATCCTGGTTGACTCATCCAAGGCAACCTACAAGGGCTATCGTGAGGGTGTGCGGTTCTTTGGAGATGTTCTTGAGGTTCCGGCATCTACCACGAGCTCCGTTATAAGACTGCCATGGAGGGTACAGAAGCTCATCCACCCCCGCTTGAAGGAGCCCAAGGTTTACTTCGCCCACCCCTGGGAGTTCGTTCCCATGCAGAGGGAAAAAATCCGGTGGGACTGCAGGTTCAACACCGGGGACAAGGCCATTGAGCTGCTCGGAAGGCTTATTGATTATTACAAGAGCCGGAACGCAAAGTTCCTGACGATGCGTGATTACTACAATGAATACCAAAAACTTAAACGTGAGTGA